Genomic segment of Cryptococcus neoformans var. neoformans JEC21 chromosome 5 sequence:
TCAAGGAGGGCGAGCGGCAGTGAAGACGGAGGGGAAGGTTATGAGGTTTCCTCGAAACAAGGAAAAATGAGAATGTATGATGTCTTTTTTTAGATGGTGTGGCATACGACTAGCAATATAGTTCTTTTCTTGTACATGGTACGAAGATGAAAGTAGTCGAGTCGTCATAAAATGTCCATGTTGAAAGGACTTTAGTTTAAATATTTCCACCGTAGAGACGATTGGGTCTTCAATAATTAATGCAACTCACAAATGAGATCGCAGTAACGTTTTATTCGCGGATATATAGGTGCTGATAGCTCTTTCATATAATAAGCCTCTGGCGATGCGTTGATGGCTGatcagaaaaaaaaagttcAACTATATGACAAAACTTGACGTTCCAATTGCTGCTGCATATTCATCAACAAACTATACTACAAAAGTCTCTTACATGCTTTAATTAATAGGCTACAGTATGCACAACAAGGTACACGGTATTCTCAGCAACAGGATGTACACGTGCGCTACTAGGTACAATTGTTCACCCTCCGTCTTCATCACACCCACCCCACTCTCTAGGCGTACTAGGCCTACctctcatccccatcccaaAATTCATCACCGAGTTACTActactccttctcctccccgCTCCCCTCCCTCCTGTAACATACCCTACCGGACTATGATTCCCCACCGGGGGAGCCGTCTCACCCTCCATATCATACAGCTGTATCCCCTTCCTGGCCAGTACACCTGACCAATACCTCATTTCCCCTGACTGGCCTGCACCCATGGCTGCTCGTCCGAGGGTGGGTTTCACCCATTTGAATCCGTCGATCACTATCATTTTTATCTGAGGGCCGTCGCCGGTTTGGCCAGGGTGGTTAGGATGGGTGGAGGAACGGGAACATAATGTTCTGAGGAAGGGGGGCccaggaagggaagagtCGGTGGAAGATTGGtagggaggagatggaggtggagtGAGGAGATGTGATGGGAAAAGGTTCAAAGGTGTTACAGGGGGGGAAGTAGATTGGTCTGAAGAGTTGCAGGACGGACTCCATTTTGGGACAGTCAACACCCTGAGAGGATGGTTTGTAGATGCCGGCGAGCGAAGGAGGACGTCCAGTCCCTCAAAGTCGCCGTCCAGACATGCGAGATGGATGAGCTCGGGGTGTATGTCGAGCGTGTCTGGCGGGATGGCTGTATCGGCCCGGGGCCAGCCTCGGGGTGCAAGGTAGGTGAGGGAACGAATTTGAGGGCCGAGGGTCGTCTGGAGGGCGAGACTCTGGTCGAATGGCATGAGCGGAGTAGGGGTGAGGATCAGACGGGTAAGAGACGGGAGGGAGGCCGTGAGTAAGGTGGAGACAAGGTCGCCACTGGGGACACCCTCCAATTTGAAGGTATGAAGTTTCGGCAGAGAGAGTTGCAAAGGCCGCTGTTCGCTGGTCTCACCTGGCTCTACGCTGATACCAGGGCCAACGACACCCAGCACCTCGAGATTCGGCAGCTTTTTCAAAAGCCCAACGAGCTCTCGTCCCATtccttctcgctcatccACCCATACCCCTTGCAAACACTTTAACACTTTTGCAAACGCTGCCCacccaatctcctcaaGCGGAATGCACTTTGTCTCCCTTTCACCCAGCTTGAGATGCGTGACGTTGGGCAGGAGCGGGAAAAGAGCCAAGCAAGACTGTTTCACCACCGTCCTATGCACCTCCAGCGGGATATGCGATAGATCGAGAGTAGTGACGTGTCTCCCGGGAAGAGAGAATGCATGGAGATTGATGTCTGACCATTTGGCATCGCCTTTGAGGACTGAAAACGTCAGTTGCTGGAGGTTGGTCGTAATGTTCGGGGACGCGTATAGGTATTGCAACACCACTGCCTAAAGGTGTCTCGTCAGCGCGACTTGGCCGCTCGGCACAACGAGCAGATGTACCTTCCACGCCTTGCAGACCGTGACAAGTCCCCAAGCCGTCCGCACGACATCGCGTCGTTCAGCCACCATGTTCGATTCCACCTCTCTGCCCCGCGCGCCGGTCCATGCGTCCCATGCAGGGCGATACTGCGCGCGGGGTGCGATTGGTGCGGGATAGGTCTGCGGAAGGGCGAGGCGGAAGTGGATGATGCGCCTGACGACCTCGAATGGGAGGGCTGGTAGCTGGGTGCGGTTTTCTGCCATTGTCGTCGCTGTCGGTGTCCGTATGGCCGTCCCAAGTGGCTGCATCGACAGATAATTACAAACGAGTCCGCCGGAGACTGGCAAGAGACCCGTCAAAACAATCCAGCTGGGTGGGGCCGGGGCGCAATCCCGACTACCACCGCCATACACCGACGCCCGACCGCCGACGGGTGTGGCCTGCTGGCGGTGTCTATGCATGGCTGGGCGTGCTGCCAGGGTGCATGCATGCTTGTGGCCGGCTACGCGGGGACAAGTGCATGCATAGAGTGTGCAGCGAGCGTGCCGTTCCCAGCCAATAGGAGGGCGTGCATTGTGCGGTTGCGCCCGCACTCGCTGCTGAGGTTGCTCGAATCGCCGCTGTGGCTCGCTGACCAACTtgcatccatccatctccttgcAGTTTCGACTTTGCATCTATACATCCACCTGTATTCCAACACCATATCACCAGCCACAATGGCCCTTCCAACACTCCGCACCACGTTTGCCTCCTCGTCACGCGTAACactccaccacctctctttcccagcACGCTCACTGGCATACCTGCGCTGCGGTTCTTCTCTCGCCCAGCACTCGTCTTCCCAAGCCTACACCCCTACGCCGGCGTATTCTGGCCCGGttgcctcctcttcatcaagcaAGGCCAAGGGCGGCGTCAAGGACATGCACGCCGCACCCAACCCTGCGCCTCCCGCTGCACCCGCCAAGAATGAAGGGAccggagagaagaaggagcccaggaggagggtgcCGTTGAAGAGCCAGAGGAATGCGATCACCATGGTAAGTGCTCTGCATTCAATGTCCTATGGCGACGGCAGCTAACATTTTGTTTGGCCAATGCAGACCCCCACAGCCATTTCTCACCTTCGTGAACTGCTCGCTTCACCCACGGAACCTCGTCTTTTGCGAATCTCTGTAAAGTCTCGTGGCTGTGCCGGTATGGCCTACCACCTTGACTATGTTCCACCACCAGGCGGCAAGTTTGACGAGGTTGTCGAGCAAGATGGTGTCCGGGTGTTGATTGACAGCAAGGCGTTGTTCAGTATCATTGGAAGTAGGATGGACTGGAGAGATAACCGGTTGAGCGCCGGATTTGTCTTTGACAAGTGAGTGCGCTTTTGCCATGTTAAAAGATTGCGGATGACTAACATCCGAGTTACTTTAGCCCCAATGTTGTTGACACCTGCGGTTGTGGCGAATCTTGTAAGTTCATTCTCACTTTTACCATGTCTTTCCTAACTCGTCCTTTTCAGTCAACATTCGTTTCTAAACAGAAATCTACACAGCGTATGGAGGACATTTTAATAAGAACGAACGAGCACCCTATCAAATTCCCAGCCCAGTCAAAATCCTCATCTGTAACAATAGTAATGGCATCTTTATTTCATGCATTGGGTTTTGGAAAGATGCCAAGCCTATAGAGCTTCTCTTACGTGACCTTTTCTACGGATTCTGCTTGGCAGTGCGCTTGGTAGGGCGGATGGAAAGCCACGGCTGGTATGTGAAGAGGACGTGGCCTGTGATCTGTAAGGCGGTTCGCACAGGCCTGGCGAGAGTAATGATTAAGTCATGCTTCAACGACCGGTTGGAGACTGGAGAATGATCAGAGTACACCATGTCTTGATTTGATATGTTGTGGTAGACTCGGTCGATCACTTCTTCGGTATTCGAGTACAGTTCACAGAAGCCACACAGCTTACCAAACTATTTAATACGTCAAGTGAACTCACCGAGATCGGGACAACACTGGAAAAACAATCCCATTTCCAGATTAAAATACATTGGACTGCCCTTTCCTCAAAAATGTCTTCAAACTCAACTTGGGCCCCGCCCTGCTGTGCTTCATGCAGCATTACCGTCCTTGAAGACAGTTGATATGTCTCGAATCGTTCTGCATGCATGTCTCATCTTCGGCACTTTCAGATTTCAAACGTATTGACGTCAAAACCAGGATCTTTACAAACTTCGTCTCTGACCATTTCCGCCACAACTTCATCCCTCCTCCCATTTGCTGCTTCGTCACCAGTGTCAGTGACACGTTCGCTGATATTCatcacctcttccacctcaGATGTAGTCAGCGAGTCCTTCCAAGTCCCAAGCACAAGGTTATGAAGAACCATGCAAGCTTGAATGACTAGGTAAAGGCGGGCCTCATCCGTTATTGTCCGGCAAGTAAGATGATAGTCTTGTAAAATCCGCCAACGGTTTTTGAGGATACCAAAAGCCTGTTCAATCATTACTTGAGCTTTCGCACATTTATGGTTGAAGTAGGCCTGGGACGAGATGAGTCTGTAGAAATTTTGGTAGGAAAAAGACTCACTTTGTGTCCGACTTGCCTCCTCTCTCGCTTGAATAGAGGTATAACCGTGTCTGACGATTTCATACCAGCATCACCCAGCACATATTCctttggagagaagaaccGGTCGGGATTCCCGTGCAGATCTGACTGACCTTGGGCCATCTGGTCGTTGGCAACGGCAGAGTAGCTGAACCAGCCGTATCTAAATCTCTTCAGATGATCGACCACAGCGATCAGCTTAAAATaaccatctctctcctcgtAACACTGCATCGTATGTGCCTTTTCACTTCCAACTGTCGGTGCTTGATGCAAGACAATATCGGTTCCGTCGATGAAGCCGACACATGACGGTATTCCATACTGCGCGTACAATTCACGGGCAATAACTGCGCGCTCTTCCCCAGAAGGCCACGAAATGTACTTTTTCAAAGAGGATACGATGGCTATTAGCGATCGTTCCGTATAGAGGGATACACTGCCGTCTGTCATGCGCGTATGCGTATCAGTCCTGGATGTGAACTCCAAGATTAACGATTGAAGGTTCCCTTCAACTTACGGGACAGATTAAAATGATTCTGCACAGTGCGTATACTCTCGCCTCCTGCCATTCTATAGATGCATGTCGCTAGCTGCACCTTTGGCGGCGCCTGGGGCTTCCTCCCCTGCGATTTGAAAATGTCGTCATCTCCGAACAAGGCTACAACGCTCGTGAACTCTGCGCGGTTCATATGCAGGGTCTTGATTATCTTGTCATCGGTGGATGGCAGAAGAGAGGACCTCAGAAAAAGATAGTCGTGGTTCTCATAATGAGAACTATGAGGAATCCGTTGATAGTAACGGCTGTTTTCGTGTATTTTGCGtaaggaaagaagaagtccGATTTGCCTTCGAAATAAGGAGCTGGATATGTAAGGCAACAAACTAGAGATACGGTTGTCAATTTCACGCAAAGCTTCCTGTTTTCTATTGAGATGGGGCATTGGTGGTATGGTGCAACGAAATTCACTTGGCCTTCTATTACTCTTTTTTAAAGCGACTTGTGATTACAGAGCATATAAAGACTTGCCCCAAATTCCAATGCGTCATTCAAAGTCGTACTCTAATCTCGTACTGAGAACACGAACGTGAGCGGAATCAAAACCAGATCTGGACTACTGTCAAATGACTTCATTCATTCAAGGGTCAGTCAATGTGTTCCAGTTACCGTCAATCAAATGACCGTTTGAAAATGGTCCAACGAAAAAAGGCCAAAATCACCCCGACAACGAACAGAAAAGTAGTTGCAACTTGCGACAAACCATTCGTACCTCGTCGGAGACCGGCCgatgtccgtcgagggaTTTGGGTCGAGCCTAGAATAAATGCAACCCGGAAGCCCATACCTGAATGGCATGACGGGATTTACGTGTGCCACActcacctccttctcgctACACAGATTTGTGACGATTTATATAAGCCTTCAGTATCAAGTCAGCAGGGAGGCAAGTCATACACGACCACTTATCCCAGACAGGCGATTCACTtcgagaaaaggaaagcaACTGAAAAAAGTGGGGGATATAACTCGCCTATAATTTACCATCAACGATTGTCGAATCAGCCACGGAATggtgagaaggaggatcgAGGATGGAAGTTTGTATTTTGTAGGCGATCGGCGTTATAACCCAATATGAGTTGGGGTTGGAAATAACCTGTAAACACAAAGATCCATAAATAACACGGTCCATACTTTTAAGCAAAAGATcagaaaacaaaaaaggaatatTTTTGTTCCACCATACTACACATCCGTGAAACGATGCTTTGCTGCATACCGTTTAGAGGTGCGCATTGAACAAAGCCTCGGTGATGTATCCTGCTTGCAACTGGCGTCCACCAAAGAATCGACCATTGAGGCCCTTGACAGCTTTGATAGCGGAGTCAGTGTCAATGAATTCAATGTACACCTCGCCCTAGAAAACGACATCAGAACATGCTACTTTATTGGGGAAACAGAACGACATACTGCAGACATCTTCTCGACCTTAATCCTCTTGACTCTGCCGTACTTGGACTCAACTTCGCCCTTGACGTCTTCGGCAAGGTCCAGATCCCAGTTCCTCTcggtttcttcttcgggaTTAAACATGTTATGAACAACGATTCGAGGAGTAGGGTCCATCGCTGGTATCTTGGACCTAATTCACAGGCGTCAACACTCGACTCCAGTAAACGGATATCGGTGCACTTACTGAGAACCGTTAATCTTGGGGGCGGACAACGACAAGTTGACATTGGGCTCGGTCCTGGCGAGCTTAAACATGAGCTGTTGCCTCTGGTTGGCGTCAAGTCGGGTGCCATAGTTGCCACTATCTTCGATCAAGTCTGGTGTCTGGTAAGTACCGCGTTCTTGAATAGTCTGGACCTTGATGAGACGTCCTGCGAGGTCAAATCCAGCCATCGCATCAAGGGCCATTTGTGCAGACTTGACATCTTTGAACTGGACGTAAGCTGTACCCTTCCTCAGTCCGCTCTAAATCGTACATCAGCTAGGCCTTGACAAGTAATCAAACCATATGAACTTACAAGATCCGTGTGAAGATCGACAAACTCAATCTCGCCGAACGGCTCGAACACCTGCCTCACATCATCAGCGGT
This window contains:
- a CDS encoding expressed protein translates to MAENRTQLPALPFEVVRRIIHFRLALPQTYPAPIAPRAQYRPAWDAWTGARGREVESNMVAERRDVVRTAWGLVTVCKAWKAVVLQYLYASPNITTNLQQLTFSVLKGDAKWSDINLHAFSLPGRHVTTLDLSHIPLEVHRTVVKQSCLALFPLLPNVTHLKLGERETKCIPLEEIGWAAFAKVLKCLQGVWVDEREGMGRELVGLLKKLPNLEVLGVVGPGISVEPGETSEQRPLQLSLPKLHTFKLEGVPSGDLVSTLLTASLPSLTRLILTPTPLMPFDQSLALQTTLGPQIRSLTYLAPRGWPRADTAIPPDTLDIHPELIHLACLDGDFEGLDVLLRSPASTNHPLRVLTVPKWSPSCNSSDQSTSPPVTPLNLFPSHLLTPPPSPPYQSSTDSSLPGPPFLRTLCSRSSTHPNHPGQTGDGPQIKMIVIDGFKWVKPTLGRAAMGAGQSGEMRYWSGVLARKGIQLYDMEGETAPPVGNHSPVGYVTGGRGAGRRRSSSNSVMNFGMGMRGRPSTPREWGGCDEDGG
- a CDS encoding iron ion transport-related protein, putative, with amino-acid sequence MALPTLRTTFASSSRVTLHHLSFPARSLAYLRCGSSLAQHSSSQAYTPTPAYSGPVASSSSSKAKGGVKDMHAAPNPAPPAAPAKNEGTGEKKEPRRRVPLKSQRNAITMTPTAISHLRELLASPTEPRLLRISVKSRGCAGMAYHLDYVPPPGGKFDEVVEQDGVRVLIDSKALFSIIGSRMDWRDNRLSAGFVFDNPNVVDTCGCGESFNIRF